A stretch of Eleutherodactylus coqui strain aEleCoq1 chromosome 9, aEleCoq1.hap1, whole genome shotgun sequence DNA encodes these proteins:
- the SCX gene encoding basic helix-loop-helix transcription factor scleraxis: protein MSFAMLRHAPPARFLYPDISMLSDEDDSGSDSSGCGDKGFHHSSSSAMGDKKCPRLHREPRQRHTANARERDRTNSVNTAFTALRTLIPTEPADRKLSKIETLRLASSYISHLGNVLLLGDTCGDGQPCHTSAPYYQHHPTTASPKHRDPEQGQPKQICTFCLSNQRKMGKDRERKTTIRT, encoded by the exons ATGTCTTTTGCAATGCTCCGCCATGCCCCTCCTGCCCGCTTTCTCTATCCGGACATCAGTATGCTTTCCGATGAGGATGACAGCGGCAGTGACAGCTCAGGTTGTGGTGACAAAGGCTTCCATCACTCAAGTAGCAGTGCCATGGGAGATAAAAAGTGCCCGCGGCTGCACAGAGAACCACGTCAGCGACATACGGCCAACGCCCGTGAGAGGGACCGAACCAACAGCGTCAACACCGCCTTCACAGCCTTGCGCACACTCATCCCTACGGAGCCCGCGGACCGCAAACTCTCCAAAATAGAGACTCTACGTCTGGCGTCTAGCTACATCTCACATCTTGGAAATGTACTACTGCTCGGAGACACATGTGGAGATGGACAGCCCTGCCACACTAGTGCCCCGTACTACCAGCATCACCCAACCACTGCCAGTCCCAAGCACAGGGACCCCGAGCAAGGCCAACCCAAACAGATCTGCACCTTCTGCCTCAGCAACCAGAGGAAAATG GGAAAAGATCGGGAGAGGAAGACGACCATCAGAACCTAA